In the genome of Aspergillus luchuensis IFO 4308 DNA, chromosome 2, nearly complete sequence, one region contains:
- a CDS encoding uncharacterized protein (SECRETED:SignalP(1-17)): MRFTTLSVLLLSTLALATPDYDPAIEKRDDNTDSDLANPLSNLVNPTTTTTMPTLFPEVPTSIRSDLITEVPTSVISEMTNPTAWSSVASEWKNGIIPSWYSSLNGDVKSYFSTAFETASPSTSSSHGGAGPVAPKATGMAGIMGAAGILGMAIVL; encoded by the exons ATGCGCTTCACAACTCTCTCTGTCCTACTTCTATCAACCCTAGCACTAGCAACCCCAGATTACGACCCGGCCATCGAAAAGCGAGACGACAACACCGACTCAGATTTGGCCAACCCTCTAAGTAACCT AGTcaacccaacaaccaccaccacaatgcCCACGCTCTTCCCCGAAGTACCTACCTCCATCAGATCCGACCTCATCACTGAAGTTCCGACCTCTGTCATCTCCGAGATGACGAACCCGACAGCTTGGTCATCAGTCGCGAGTGAGTGGAAGAACGGAATCATTCCGTCCTGGTACAGTAGTCTGAATGGGGATGTGAAATCGTACTTTTCGACGGCTTTTGAAACGGCTTCGCCTTCCACCTCGTCTTCGcatggtggtgctgggccTGTGGCTCCGAAGGCGACGGGTATGGCGGGGATTATGGGTGCTGCAGGGATTTTGGGGATGGCGATTGTTTTGTAG
- a CDS encoding MBL fold metallo-hydrolase (COG:S;~EggNog:ENOG410Q110;~InterPro:IPR001279,IPR036866;~PFAM:PF00753), whose translation MLQTHQHTSTPKGLSSITTLLTTPNASLLIDPPFLLTDAESTIHWIKSLTPHAPSAIFLTHHHPDHFFSANPILAAFPNAKFYAAPYVCSRINAEYDQKVKYWPTVLGSDAVPAKPSKPDPYLSSFFMLDGSPVVLLGPVQGDCVDQTVFWIPECRTVVAGDVVFGRSVHVWVEELESPALVHAWLKTLDMIDHLHPKKIIPGHMEAGWELDVKADIDHTRRYLHLFAEKVVYASGSGGSGSSSSSKPSVQELYDTFKEAFPECRENLDFFLGHMANRFGEGGRVWEENRHEDVGGRTLEELNGYRFG comes from the exons AtgctccaaacccaccaacacacctccacccccaaaggCCTCTCCTCAAtaaccaccctcctcaccacccctaACgcatccctcctcatcgaccctcccttcctcctcacagACGCCGAATCCACCATCCACTGGATAAAATCCCTAACACCCCACGCCCcctccgccatcttcctcacccaccaccacccagaccacttcttctccgcGAATCCCATCCTAGCCGCGTTTCCCAACGCCAAATTCTACGCCGCCCCTTACGTCTGCTCCCGCATCAACGCTGAATACGACCAGAAAGTCAAATACTGGCCGACGGTGCTCGGGTCGGACGCCGTTCCCGCTAAGCCCAGCAAGCCGGACCCGTACTtgtccagcttcttcatgcTGGATGGGAGTCCCGTTGTGCTGTTGGGTCCAGTGCAGGGTGATTGTGTGGATCAGACGGTTTTCTGGATCCCAGAGTGTAGGACGGTGGTTGCCGGTGATGTTGTGTTTGGGAGGAGTGTGCATGTTTG GGTCGAAGAACTCGAATCCCCCGCTCTCGTACACGCATGGCTCAAAACCCTCGACATGATCGACCATCTACACCCAAAGAAGATCATCCCAGGTCATATGGAAGCAGGATGGGAGTTGGATGTCAAGGCGGATATAGACCACACGAGACGCTATCTACACCTGTTTGCGGAGAAAGTCGTCTATGCTTCTGGCAGTGGTGGCAGcggtagcagcagcagcagcaaacctTCCGTGCAGGAGCTATATGATACCTTCAAAGAGGCGTTTCCTGAGTGTCGGGAGAATCTGGATTTTTTTCTAGGACATATGGCGAATCGgtttggagagggagggagagtatGGGAGGAGAATCGGCATGAGGACGTTGGGGGGAGGACTTTGGAGGAGTTGAATGGGTATCGGTTTGGGtga
- a CDS encoding DUF4202 domain-containing protein (COG:S;~EggNog:ENOG410PN26;~InterPro:IPR025255;~PFAM:PF13875): MDPLTTALTRIDALHSEDPTKVSNTDIPYELHYAEKMTSYLYKHTPHPSPTLQLAIRAQHLKRWEVPRSTYPDGKVGYYSWRTAVARRQAEIAVQVCLESGIGAAEAERVGRLIRKEGLKGGEDAEAQILEDVACLVFLDDQFEKFKENYERKKVVEILRKTWGKMSERGRGLALELQMGEEANELVKEALMG; encoded by the coding sequence ATGGACCCCCTCACAACCGCCCTCACTCGAATCGACGCCCTCCACTCCGAAGACCCCACGAAAGTCTCCAACACCGACATCCCTTACGAACTACACTACGCCGAGAAAATGACCAGCTACCTATACAAACACACCCCGCATCCCTCCCCGACCCTCCAGCTCGCTATCCGCGCCCAGCACCTCAAGCGCTGGGAGGTACCCCGCAGTACTTACCCCGATGGTAAAGTAGGGTATTATTCCTGGCGGACGGCGGTGGCGCGTCGCCAGGCTGAGATAGCGGTACAGGTGTGTCTGGAGAGTGGCATTGGGGCGGCGGAAGCGGAGCGTGTGGGCCGGTTGATTCGCAAGGAAGGGttgaagggaggggaggatgcgGAGGCACAGAttctggaggatgtggcgTGTTTGGTGTTTTTGGATGATCAATTTGAAAAATTCAAAGAAAACtatgagaggaagaaggtggtggagaTCTTGAGAAAAACCTGGGGAAAGATGTCGGAACGGGGGAGGGGTTTGGCATTGGAGTTGCAGATGGGGGAAGAGGCAAATGAATTGGTCAAGGAGGCTTTGATGGGTTAG
- a CDS encoding VIT1/CCC1 transporter family protein (COG:S;~EggNog:ENOG410PHKX;~InterPro:IPR008217;~PFAM:PF01988;~TransMembrane:3 (i207-231o237-256i277-298o);~go_function: GO:0005384 - manganese ion transmembrane transporter activity [Evidence IEA];~go_process: GO:0030026 - cellular manganese ion homeostasis [Evidence IEA]) translates to MALLFLKQKLFPSEKQKQALPYGKPLLSNEDSDALPTEQDLEAQRSYSTFRASSPVSDTDSTAASTSSSRSRINPRIVSDAILGLSDGLTVPFALSAGLSALGNTKVVVLGGLAELTAGAISMGLGGYVGAKSEAESYETTVREAKELIDTSPAETSSIVQSIFASYRLPEDVINQINMSLHSSEDRLLDFLVSFHHKESEPDCNQAWISAITLALGYFVGGFIPLIPYFIVDQVIVALYMSIGVMAITLLAFGYIKTCVVRGWSGRDNVVAGIKGGIQMCFVGGVAAGAAIALVRLIDTGGA, encoded by the exons ATGGCGCTATTATttctgaagcagaagctcTTCCCGagcgaaaagcaaaaacaggCCCTTCCATATG GCAAACCACTGCTTTCCAATGAAGATTCCGATGCTCTGCCGACCGAGCAAGACCTCGAAGCTCAACGGTCTTACTCTACCTTCCGCGCCTCATCTCCCGTTTCCGACACCGACAGCACCGCCGCCAGCACGAGCAGTTCGCGATCTCGAATCAACCCACGCATCGTATCCGATGCCATTCTAGGTTTATCAGATGGCTTGACGGTACCGTTTGCGCTGAGTGCTGGTCTCTCGGCGCTGGGAAACACTAAAGTCGTTGTGCTTGGTGGTTTGGCCGAATTGACCGCGGGTGCCATTTCCATGGGCCTGGGAGGATATGTCGGTGCGAAGAGCGAAGC TGAATCTTACGAAACCACCGTTCGTGAAGCAAAAGAACTCATCGACACATCACCAGCCGAAACAAGCTCCATCGTCCAGTCCATCTTCGCTTCCTACCGTCTCCCCGAAGATGTCATCAACCAGATTAACATGTCCCTCCACTCCTCTGAAGACCGCCTCCTCGACTTCCTGGTCAGCTTTCACCACAAGGAATCCGAGCCTGACTGCAACCAGGCCTGGATCTCTGCCATCACACTCGCGCTCGGCTACTTCGTGGGAGGTTTCATCCCACTCATCCCATACTTCATCGTCGACCAAGTAATCGTGGCCTTGTACATGAGCATCGGAGTCATGGCAATCACGCTGCTGGCCTTCGGATACATCAAGACATGTGTGGTGCGCGGCTGGTCCGGGCGCGACAACGTTGTCGCAGGCATCAAGGGAGGAATACAAATGTGTTTCGTGGGCGGAGTAGCAGCCGGAGCAGCGATTGCCTTGGTCCGGTTGATCGACACCGGCGGAGCGTAA
- a CDS encoding uncharacterized protein (COG:S;~EggNog:ENOG410PN5H;~InterPro:IPR013942;~PFAM:PF08633;~go_component: GO:0016592 - mediator complex [Evidence IEA];~go_function: GO:0003712 - transcription coregulator activity [Evidence IEA];~go_process: GO:0006357 - regulation of transcription by RNA polymerase II [Evidence IEA]), giving the protein MSDRASSASFRVGPPSPSSPAAGALKQNQLPAPLSDRIPQTPTSPPLMSVSAQNYATNFVSSQASPNQATSQSATLSSPPSSAPMSTQASQQPTVGTANSFPTPASSVSGHFPGATSFDDSEHTDKSMGSAAPDTGAQAANMNAAAIQQAEHRRTDHDRHTEGINMEVGVRDFAANNGGDAMDIDSEAPASSSRSEPSLESLQKNFSSAFHVCKSSHIATGPDPSLDLISLYGLGPVAKSVARMDPVTGEKINRLRKSYEGKLKGLGLAGRNKPVKTEPGAPGSLRHMTMWPEEEWQNQKVFGKEIKVADMDSALHNLQMRAMKMEPGTVPNNEYWEDVLGHEKPSKHAGGDASKKGVAPPPNGVRISQPNGTPAPVSDQERARPSRGRKRHYDDNSFVGYGEGYADDDDDGAFYSNSEGMGKKKRKKDHVSKISTPLPDRGGSYGFGMFGIGAR; this is encoded by the exons ATGTCTGATCGCGCCTCCTCGGCATCATTTCGAGTAGgacctccatcaccatcgtCTCCCGCCGCAGGAGCTCTCAAGCAGAACCAGTTGCCAGCTCCCTTGTCCGATCGAATTCCACAGACTCCGACATCACCTCCGTTGATGTCGGTAAGCGCCCAGAACTATGCCACCAACTTTGTATCCTCGCAAGCATCACCTAACCAGGCGACCTCTCAATCCGCAACTCTCTCATCACCCCCGTCTTCCGCTCCGATGTCCACTCAAGCCTCGCAACAACCGACGGTAGGTACGGCGAATTCGTTTCCGACGCCGGCCAGCAGCGTGAGCGGGCACTTCCCGGGTGCGACTTCCTTCGATGATTCTGAACATACAGATAAGTCAATGGGCTCGGCAGCTCCAGACACTGGTGCGCAAGCAGCGAATATGAATGCCGCGGCCATACAGCAGGCGGAACACAGACGGACAGATCATGACCGGCATACAGAAGGTATAAATATGGAAGTTGGAGTCCGCGATTTTGCTGCGAACAATGGAGGCGACGCTATGGATATCGATAGTGAGGCGCCGGCTTCATCCAGTCGCAGTGAGCCAAGCTTGGAATCCCTGCAGAAGAACTTTTCGTCTGCCTTTCATGTTTGCAAAAGCT CCCATATTGCGACTGGACCGGATCCGTCGCTAGACCTCATCTCACTCTACGGATTAGGTCCAGTGGCAAAGTCTGTTGCTCGGATGGATCCTGTAACGggcgagaagatcaacagGCTCAGGAAATCTTATGAAGGAAAACTGAAGGGCTTGGGACTCGCAGGGAGGAACAAGCCAGTGAAGACTGAGCCTGGTGCGCCCGGCAGCCTTAGGCACATGACCATGTGGCCAGAGGAAGAATGGCAAAACCAGAAGGTGTTCGGGAAGGAGATCAAGGTAGCGGACATGGACTCTGCGCTGCATAACTTGCAGATGAGGGCCATGAAAATGGAGCCGGGTACGGTACCGAACAATGAGTATTGGGAAGATGTTCTGGGCCACGAGAAGCCATCTAAACACGCCGGTGGCGACGCCAGCAAAAAGGGCGTCGCACCCCCTCCCAATGGAGTCCGGATTTCCCAACCGAATGGAACCCCAGCGCCTGTTTCAGACCAAGAGCGAGCCCGGCCCAGCAGGGGACGTAAACGGCATTACGACGACAACAGCTTTGTTGGATACGGCGAAGGTTACgcagacgacgatgacgatggggCATTTTATTCAAACAGTGAAGGcatggggaagaaaaaacgGAAGAAG GACCACGTTTCGAAGATATCTACCCCTCTACCTGACCGAGGTGGAAGTTACGGGTTTGGTATGTTTGGGATCGGGGCCAGGTAA